The following are from one region of the Microtus ochrogaster isolate Prairie Vole_2 chromosome 17, MicOch1.0, whole genome shotgun sequence genome:
- the Gpr183 gene encoding G-protein coupled receptor 183 codes for MANNFTTALAASQGNNCDLYAHHGTARILMPLHYSLVFIIGLVGNLLALVVIVQNRKKINSTTLYSMNLVISDILFTTALPTRIAYYALGFDWRVGDALCRINALVFYINTYAGVNFMTCLSIDRFFAVVHPLRYNKIKRIEYAKGVCISVWILVFAQTLPLLIRPMSKEETGRTTCMEYPNFEETASLPWILLGACLLGYVLPLVIILICYSQICCKLFKTAKQNPLTEKSGVNKKALNTIIFIIVVFVLCFTPYHISIIQHMIKKLCSPALECGQRYSFQLSLHFTVCLMNFNCCMDPFIYFFACKGYKRKVMKMLKRQVSVSLSSAVRSAPEENSREMTESQMMIHSKVSNGR; via the coding sequence ATGGCTAACAACTTCACTACAGCGCTGGCAGCTTCTCAGGGCAATAACTGTGACCTCTATGCACACCACGGCACAGCCAGGATACTGATGCCTCTGCATTACAGCCTTGTCTTCATCATCGGGCTGGTGGGAAACCTGCTGGCCTTGGTTGTCATTgttcaaaacaggaaaaaaatcaactcaacCACTCTCTATTCAATGAACTTGGTGATTTCTGACATCCTGTTTACCACAGCCTTGCCCACTCGGATAGCCTACTATGCCCTAGGCTTTGACTGGAGGGTTGGTGATGCCCTGTGCCGGATAAATGCCCTGGTATTCTACATCAACACCTACGCAGGCGTGAACTTCATGACCTGCCTGAGCATAGACCGCTTCTTCGCCGTGGTGCACCCTCTGCGCTACAACAAGATTAAAAGGATCGAATACGCGAAGGGTGTTTGCATCTCTGTCTGGATTCTAGTATTTGCTCAAACCCTGCCTCTGCTCATCAGACCTATGTCCAAGGAGGAGACCGGCAGGACAACTTGTATGGAATACCCAAACTTTGAAGAGACGGCTTCCCTCCCCTGGATCCTGCTCGGGGCGTGCCTGCTCGGCTATGTGCTGCCCCTCGTAATCATTCTCATCTGCTACTCCCAAATCTGCTGCAAACTCTTCAAGACTGCCAAGCAGAACCCACTAACTGAGAAATCGGGTGTCAACAAGAAAGCTCTCAATACAATCATCTTCATCATCGTGGTGTTCGTTCTCTGTTTCACGCCCTACCACATATCAATCATCCAACACATGATTAAGAAACTCTGCTCCCCTGCCCTCGAATGTGGCCAGCGATATTCCTTCCAGCTCTCCCTGCACTTCACAGTGTGCCTGATGAACTTCAACTGCTGCATGGACCCCTTCATCTACTTCTTTGCATGCAAAGGCTACAAGAGGAAGGTCATGAAGATGCTGAAGCGGCAAGTCAGCGTGTCCCTCTCCAGCGCCGTGCGGTCAGCCCCTGAAGAAAATTCACGGGAAATGACGGAGTCCCAGATGATGATCCACTCCAAGGTTTCCAACGGAAGGTGA